The genomic region AGCGACGACCCCAAGTCGTTCGCGGCGATGCGCTACACCGAATCCAAGCTGACCCCCATCGCCGAGGTGCTGCTGGGGGAACTCGGCCAGGGCACGGTCGATTGGACCCCGAACTTCGACGGCACCATGGAGGAACCGACCTGGATGCCGACGCGGCTGCCGCACCTGCTGCTCAACGGCACCACCGGCATCGCGGTCGGCATGGCCACCGACGTGCCGCCTCACAACCTCAACGAAGTCGTCAGCGCGACCGTGCGCCTGCTCGACGATCCCGACGCGACCACCCGCGACCTGTGCGAGCACGTGCTCGGCCCGGACTATCCGACCGAGGCCGAGATCATCACCCCGCGCGCCGACCTGCTGTCGATGTACGAGACCGGCCTGGGCAGCGTCCGCGCCCGCGCCGTGTACGAGAAGGAAGGTACGAACATCGTCGTCACCGCCCTGCCCCACCAGGCATCGCCGGGCAAGGTGATCGAGCAGATCGCCGCGCAGATGCGGGCCAAGAAGCTGCCGTGGCTGGAAGACCTGCGCGACGAATCCGACCACGCCACCCCGACCCGCATCGTGCTGATCCCGCGCAGCAATCGCGTCGACGTCGAACAGCTGATGGGACACCTGTTCGCCACCACCGACCTGGAGAAGAGCTACCGGGTCAACTTCAACGTGATCGGCCTCGACGGGCGCCCGCAGGTGAAGGGGCTGAAGGCCTTCCTCGCCGAATGGCTGCGCTTCCGCACTGAAACGGTCACCCGCCGCCTCAAGCACCGTCTCGACAAAGTCGAGCGCCGCCTGCACCTGTTGGAAGGCCTGTTGATAGCCTTCCTCAACCTCGACGAGGTGATCCGCATCATCCGCAGCGAGGATGAGCCCAGGCCGGTGCTGATCAAGCGCTTCGACCTCAGCGAGGAACAGGCCGACTACATCCTCGAAACCAAGCTGCGCCAGCTGGCCCGGCTCGAAGAAATGAAGATCCGCGGCGAGGAGTCCGAGCTCGATGCCGAGCGCGACCGCCTGATCGCGACTCTCGGCAGCAAGGCCAAGCTCAAGAAACTGGTCAAGGACGAGTTGCTGGCCGACGCGAAGAAATTCGGCGATGCCCGCCGCTCGCCGCTGGTCGCACGCGGCGCCGCCCAGGCGATGTCCGAGACCGAACTGGTGCCGAGCGAGCCGATGACCGTGGTGCTCAGCGAAAAGGGCTGGGTGCGTGCGGCCAAGGGCCACGACATCGACGCCGCCGGCCTGAGCTACCGCGATGGCGACAGCCTGCTGGCAGCCGCCCGCAGCCGCAGCACCCAACAGGTCGCCTTCCTCGATTCGACCGGACGCTCCTACTCGACCATCGTGCATTCGCTGCCGTCGGCCCGCGGCAACGGCGAACCGCTGACCGGACGCTTCTCGCCGGCCGCCGGCGCGTCGTTCCAGGCCGTCGCCAGCGGCGACAACGATGCCCGTTTCGTGCTCGCGTCGAGTCATGGTTACGGCTTCCTCACCCGCTTCGAGAACCTGACCAGCCGCAACAAGGCCGGCAAGGCGATGCTGTCGCTGACGCCGAACGCGAAGGTGATCCAGCCCGCCGCGGTCGGCGATGTCGGGCAGGACCGCGTGGTCATCGCGACCACCGCCGGCCACCTGCTTGCGTTCCCGGTCAGCGAACTGCCCGAGCTCGACAAAGGCAAGGGCAACAAGCTGATCGACATTCCCAAGGCCAAGCTCGGCACCGAGCGGGTGGTCGCGGTGGCGGTGGTACCGCCCGGCGGCACGCTGAGCGTGAAGTCCGGCGCACGCACGATGAGCCTGTCGTTCAAGGAACTCGACGCCTACATCGGCAGCCGCGCCACCCGCGGTGGACTGCTGCCGCGCGGGTGGCAGAAGGTCGAGGGCCTGTCGGTGGAGTAGCCGGCAACCACGTAGCCCGGGTAGGCGAAGCGCACCCGGGATATGCCTCAAACCCCGGATGCGGCTTCGCCATACCCGGGCTACAACAAAGGTAAGTTGTCTCCGATGCAACCCGATTTCTGGCACCAGCGCTGGCAGGAAAACCGCATCGGCTTCCACCAGGACAAACCAACGCCGCTGCTGCTCAAGCACTGGCCCTCTCTGGGCATCGCACCGGGCAGCCGCGTGTTCGTGCCCCTGGCCGGCAAGTCGCTGGACATGGTCTGGCTCGCCTCGCAGGGTCTGCGCGTGCTCGGCGTCGAGCTGTCTCAGCTGGCGGTCGAAGCGTTCTTCGTCGAGCACGGGCTAAGCCCGGAAATCGTGGAATCGCAATACGGACGCCATTACCGCGCCGATGCAATCGAACTGATCTGCGGCGACGCGTTCGCCCTCGGCAAGGCCGCCCTGTCCGATTGCAACGCCGTGTTCGATCGCGCCGCCCTGATCGCGCTGCCGCCGGAACTGCGCCGGCGCTATGTCGATGAGCTGCAGGCGCGCCTGCCCGCCGATTGCCGCGGCCTGCTGATCACCCTCGAATACCCGCAGCACGAGAAGGCCGGACCGCCGTTCAGCGTGACCGAAGACGAAGTTCACGCGCTGTACGACCGCGACTGGGCGATCGAGCGGCTTGAGCGTCGTGACATCCTCGCCCAGCAACCGGGCTTCATCGCTGAAGGCGTGACCGCGTTGGAGACGGTGGTTTACCGACTCCAGCGACGTGACTAGACGATCGCAGCGTCGACGAGGATTCCTGCCAGCGCCTCGGGCGTCATGCGCAGGACGGTCGGATTGACCTGCATGGCAAACTCGCCTGTGACGGGGTTGGGGCGAGGCAGCAACACGTCGCGCCTTGCCGCACGTGCTACCACGGCCCGGAGATCGCCCCCCTCGACAGCGATGAAGAAACGGCTGGTACCGTTCGGTATCTTGCGCACCTGCAGCCGCTTGTTTGGCTTGAGCAGCGCGATGAGCTGGTCCGCCGCTCGCCATGACTGTGCGTACTCTTCCTCGTAGCGGTCCACGTACTCGATGGCCGCCGCCGCCACCGGCCACGCCTGTGGCAGTGAGCCGCCGAACATGCGGCGCATGTGGTACAGCCCGTCGATGAAGGACGCGTCGCCGGCCAGGATCGCCCCGGACGCGGCATTGAAGTGCTTCCACAGCGACACGAACACGGTATCGAACAGCGCGGCGTACTCACGGATGCTTCGGCCTGAGTGATACGGCAGATTGAACAGCCGCGCGCCATCCAGATGCAGGCGGATGCCCTGCTCGCGCGCATACCGGCACACGCGCTCCAGCTCGGTGAAGTCGACCATCTCGTGGTCGCGGCGACGCACCGGCGACTCGATCGAAATCGCACCGATCTTCATCGGCACGCGTCCGCCACCTGAGCGCTCGACCCAGCGCCTGACCTCATCCAAGGTAACCGTGCTGCGGCCTTCGGCCAGCGGAACCAGGTTCAGACCGCTAAGCACTTCGCCGCAGTCGCCGCTGTCGCAATAGAAGTGGCTTTCCGCCTGCACCAGCACGCGGCGGTCGTTGCCGGCGAGTTTGCGCAATGCGAGGTGGTTGGCCAGCGTGCCGGTGGGGACGAACATCGCCGCTTCCTTGCCCAGCTTCTGCGCGAACTTCCGCTCCAGCGCTTCGATGACACCGCCATTGGAATAGCCGTCGCTGGTCAGCTCATCGCCGTCGGTCATCCC from Lysobacter alkalisoli harbors:
- a CDS encoding thiopurine S-methyltransferase; protein product: MQPDFWHQRWQENRIGFHQDKPTPLLLKHWPSLGIAPGSRVFVPLAGKSLDMVWLASQGLRVLGVELSQLAVEAFFVEHGLSPEIVESQYGRHYRADAIELICGDAFALGKAALSDCNAVFDRAALIALPPELRRRYVDELQARLPADCRGLLITLEYPQHEKAGPPFSVTEDEVHALYDRDWAIERLERRDILAQQPGFIAEGVTALETVVYRLQRRD
- the parC gene encoding DNA topoisomerase IV subunit A, coding for MTESVRPAFHGFEQIPLKEYAERAYLDYSMYVVLDRALPFLGDGLKPVQRRIIYAMSELGLNAAAKPKKSARTVGDVIGKYHPHGDSACYEAMVLMAQPFSYRYPLVDGQGNFGSSDDPKSFAAMRYTESKLTPIAEVLLGELGQGTVDWTPNFDGTMEEPTWMPTRLPHLLLNGTTGIAVGMATDVPPHNLNEVVSATVRLLDDPDATTRDLCEHVLGPDYPTEAEIITPRADLLSMYETGLGSVRARAVYEKEGTNIVVTALPHQASPGKVIEQIAAQMRAKKLPWLEDLRDESDHATPTRIVLIPRSNRVDVEQLMGHLFATTDLEKSYRVNFNVIGLDGRPQVKGLKAFLAEWLRFRTETVTRRLKHRLDKVERRLHLLEGLLIAFLNLDEVIRIIRSEDEPRPVLIKRFDLSEEQADYILETKLRQLARLEEMKIRGEESELDAERDRLIATLGSKAKLKKLVKDELLADAKKFGDARRSPLVARGAAQAMSETELVPSEPMTVVLSEKGWVRAAKGHDIDAAGLSYRDGDSLLAAARSRSTQQVAFLDSTGRSYSTIVHSLPSARGNGEPLTGRFSPAAGASFQAVASGDNDARFVLASSHGYGFLTRFENLTSRNKAGKAMLSLTPNAKVIQPAAVGDVGQDRVVIATTAGHLLAFPVSELPELDKGKGNKLIDIPKAKLGTERVVAVAVVPPGGTLSVKSGARTMSLSFKELDAYIGSRATRGGLLPRGWQKVEGLSVE
- a CDS encoding threonine aldolase family protein, whose product is MDRRQFLGSTGLAALSPALGLAPGAGTVEAAEPAPGLFREVNFFHDGLGLSPREYATLLQGMTDGDELTSDGYSNGGVIEALERKFAQKLGKEAAMFVPTGTLANHLALRKLAGNDRRVLVQAESHFYCDSGDCGEVLSGLNLVPLAEGRSTVTLDEVRRWVERSGGGRVPMKIGAISIESPVRRRDHEMVDFTELERVCRYAREQGIRLHLDGARLFNLPYHSGRSIREYAALFDTVFVSLWKHFNAASGAILAGDASFIDGLYHMRRMFGGSLPQAWPVAAAAIEYVDRYEEEYAQSWRAADQLIALLKPNKRLQVRKIPNGTSRFFIAVEGGDLRAVVARAARRDVLLPRPNPVTGEFAMQVNPTVLRMTPEALAGILVDAAIV